A DNA window from Helianthus annuus cultivar XRQ/B chromosome 15, HanXRQr2.0-SUNRISE, whole genome shotgun sequence contains the following coding sequences:
- the LOC110911867 gene encoding uncharacterized protein LOC110911867, with the protein MASRKGKGVASSSQGDAVQQKRRRLARIGDPDSEEDAPPRGPKPDWIVGSLLDQPAEWRADLFHEQMNKLKQRGEAFICEKEIREADFAPFRIIAKFNALGWGAVTKCYDGEKKKMYDTQIQEWVASLECPPFKAPNKMRLVGKCNGVKVEMSYDSLRRVAKFDDGPANEYIYPSLKDLYHEPAKHPQWQNMLDYLFLPGTTHGKLYRRNLRMEAKLLLTLCMYNVMPRRGDKMEVRFQEVPILYMMMRGSPKIPFRFLVLNNIWLSKNSREKKIIPHCRLITALLKKYGAIKGDEKGSYKRFRPFDLNNLGSDWTYTESERFHKLKTGGRRWRALKVDARPLRPGEEEEPESMDDEVSGDDDYREDTFTVDVQGGGFGQAGVQGAGVQSGYVGSAFDYAQQAYDPYWAHSGDMGQIIQQRRPPTFGNWSEQNQVLFDQQTFTGASLERAIKRSYDRNEQWNRAHRYAREEDTNNRYLDDRQRRMHDQWHAEQPVVGDPPIVDYTTLPPYDGSVSYPTPPLHHSQWVDPHAMSYQQANPSSDQGSSSSGGAFGFGEWTDMMTSIFGPPQPKYY; encoded by the coding sequence ATGGCTTCTAGGAAAGGAAAGGGAGTTGCAAGTTCTTCCCAAGGGGATGCGGTACAACAAAAAAGGAGGAGATTGGCTCGGATTGGTGACCCGGACTCGGAGGAGGATGCACCGCCAAGGGGGCCAAAGCCGGATTGGATAGTCGGCTCATTGTTAGACCAACCCGCGGAATGGAGAGCGGATTTATTTCACGAACAAATGAACAAGCTTAAACAAAGGGGAGAAGcttttatttgtgaaaaagaaatccGGGAGGCTGATTTTGCCCCTTTCAGGATTATAGCAAAGTTTAACGCGTTGGGTTGGGGGGCGGTCACAAAGTGTTATGATGGCGAGAAGAAGAAAATGTATGACACGCAGATTCAAGAGTGGGTGGCATCACTTGAATGTCCCCCATTCAAAGCTCCAAATAAGATGCGGTTGGTTGGAAAGTGTAATGGTGTGAAGGTAGAGATGTCATATGACTCTTTGCGCCGGGTAGCAAAGTTTGATGATGGGCCGGCCAATGAGTACATCTACCCAAGTCTTAAGGATCTTTACCACGAGCCCGCTAAACATCCACAATGGCAAAACATGCTTGATTACCTCTTCCTTCCGGGCACAACACATGGGAAATTATATAGAAGAAATTTAAGAATGGAAGCGAAGTTGTTATTGACGTTGTGCATGTACAATGTCATGCCAAGGCGAGGTGACAAGATGGAGGTACGGTTTCAAGAAGTGCCAATCTTGTATATGATGATGCGTGGGTCACCTAAGATTCCTTTCCGATTTTTGGTTCTAAACAACATTTGGTTGAGCAAGAATAGTAGGGAAAAGAAGATTATACCTCATTGCCGGTTGATTACGGCATTGCTCAAGAAGTACGGGGCAATCAAAGGAGATGAAAAAGGGTCCTACAAGAGGTTTAGACCATTCGACCTTAATAATCTTGGGTCGGATTGGACCTACACAGAATCGGAAAGGTTTCATAAATTGAAGACGGGTGGTAGAAGGTGGAGAGCCTTAAAAGTGGATGCGAGACCGTTGAGACCGGGAGAGGAAGAGGAACCCGAATCAATGGATGATGAAGTGAGTGGGGATGATGATTATCGTGAAGACACTTTCACGGTAGATGTTCAAGGAGGAGGTTTCGGTCAAGCGGGGGTTCAAGGAGCCGGCGTACAATCTGGTTATGTGGGTAGTGCATTTGACTATGCACAACAGGCTTATGACCCGTATTGGGCCCATTCGGGGGATATGGGTCAAATCATTCAACAAAGGCGACCACCCACATTCGGTAATTGGAGTGAACAAAATCAAGTGCTATTTGATCAACAAACATTTACGGGTGCTAGTTTGGAGAGGGCTATTAAAAGAAGTTACGATAGAAATGAGCAATGGAACCGTGCTCATAGATATGCCCGTGAAGAAGACACGAACAACCGTTACTTGGATGATCGTCAAAGACGCATGCATGACCAATGGCATGCGGAGCAGCCAGTTGTAGGAGATCCACCCATTGTGGACTACACCACATTGCCACCATATGATGGTAGTGTGTCATACCCCACCCCGCCATTGCACC